One genomic window of Acidimicrobiia bacterium includes the following:
- a CDS encoding glycosyltransferase family 1 protein, whose product MRVAVNVEQLLQPAPGGIGRYTAQLVKLLPTRDPGVDVSVFMARHPRRVVDAALDACGLCDVDAVVLPLPRPLLYDTWHVLGRGGPARRVAPVDLVHAPSPAVPPLEGVPLVVTVHDAAPITMPEATTRRGRRFHTRGFAAAARRARLVIAVSEFAADEIAANTPIPRERMRIVPNGVNLERATAEDVERVTRSYGIADRPYVFWIGTFQPRKNLRVLLDAFARLDETDVPHRLVLAGEGGWVSDDSAAIRRLGDRVRALGAVGEADAAALYAGADLFVFPSRHEGFGIPVLEAMAQGTPVVCSDIPALREVGGDSARFVSVDDVDALADAISSLLRDAAARAALVDRGLEHARGYSWERCADATIAVYHEALG is encoded by the coding sequence ATGCGGGTTGCCGTCAATGTCGAACAGCTCCTCCAGCCGGCACCGGGTGGGATCGGCCGGTACACGGCGCAGCTCGTCAAACTCCTGCCCACCCGAGACCCCGGCGTCGACGTGTCGGTCTTCATGGCGCGCCATCCGCGCCGAGTTGTCGACGCCGCGCTCGACGCGTGCGGATTGTGCGACGTGGATGCCGTGGTGCTGCCGTTGCCCCGTCCGCTGCTCTACGACACGTGGCACGTGCTGGGACGAGGTGGCCCCGCTCGTCGGGTGGCGCCGGTCGATCTCGTGCACGCGCCGTCGCCCGCGGTGCCGCCGCTCGAGGGAGTTCCGCTGGTCGTCACCGTGCACGATGCCGCGCCGATCACGATGCCCGAGGCGACCACTCGGCGCGGTCGCCGGTTCCACACCCGTGGCTTCGCGGCGGCGGCGCGCCGCGCGCGGTTGGTGATCGCGGTGTCGGAGTTCGCAGCCGACGAGATCGCCGCGAACACGCCGATCCCGCGCGAGCGCATGCGCATCGTTCCGAACGGCGTCAACCTCGAACGTGCGACCGCGGAGGACGTCGAGAGGGTGACGCGTTCGTACGGGATCGCCGACCGGCCGTACGTGTTCTGGATCGGCACGTTCCAACCGCGCAAGAACCTGCGGGTTCTGCTCGACGCCTTCGCCCGGCTCGACGAGACCGACGTGCCCCACCGGCTGGTGCTCGCGGGCGAGGGGGGATGGGTGAGCGACGATAGCGCGGCGATACGGCGTCTCGGTGATCGCGTGCGGGCGCTCGGAGCCGTCGGGGAGGCCGACGCGGCGGCGCTCTACGCGGGGGCGGATCTGTTCGTATTCCCGAGCCGGCACGAGGGTTTCGGGATCCCCGTGCTCGAGGCGATGGCACAGGGCACGCCGGTCGTGTGCAGCGACATCCCGGCGCTGCGTGAGGTTGGCGGCGACTCGGCCCGGTTCGTGTCCGTCGACGACGTCGACGCGCTGGCCGACGCGATCAGCTCGCTGCTACGCGACGCCGCCGCGCGCGCGGCACTCGTCGACCGCGGCCTCGAGCACGCGCGGGGCTATTCCTGGGAGCGCTGCGCCGACGCGACCATCGCCGTCTACCACGAAGCACTCGGCTGA
- the egtA gene encoding ergothioneine biosynthesis glutamate--cysteine ligase EgtA — protein sequence MPALTRSLTPDDVRRFVDERVFTPRWDAKVGIELEWVTRATGLTPCTPDAIRGLLPDALPGESRITFEPGGQLELSGPPRSGIASACRDMAADMHVVRSALAPHGIELVATGVDPHGPRPRVVDAPRYRAMEHYFDAHGPAGRTMMCNTASIQVNLDIGSAAAIESRWQRAHDLGPVLAAAFANSPLDASGRPTGWRSSRLAVWQAIDPARTNAAYVPGLDARSSWTRYTLDAPVMMIRSDSATSTPLDVRMTFAEWIAKGHELGWPTLEDFDYHLTTLFPPIRPRGWLEFRMIDALPDEWWPVAVAVAATLLDDAQAADAATRAIAPTRGCWIAAAQDGLADTALRAAADACFTAVLEALPRLGTDAETVAAAASFHDRFVARGRCPADDLLRDWNRLQAATA from the coding sequence ATGCCTGCACTCACCCGCTCCCTCACCCCCGACGACGTGCGCCGCTTCGTCGATGAGCGGGTGTTCACACCACGCTGGGATGCCAAGGTCGGCATCGAGCTCGAGTGGGTGACGCGCGCGACCGGGCTCACGCCGTGCACGCCCGACGCGATCCGCGGCCTACTGCCCGACGCGCTTCCCGGTGAGAGCAGGATCACGTTCGAGCCCGGCGGTCAGCTCGAGCTCAGCGGCCCGCCACGCAGCGGGATCGCCTCCGCATGTCGCGACATGGCGGCAGACATGCACGTGGTCCGGAGCGCGCTCGCGCCGCACGGCATCGAGCTTGTCGCAACGGGTGTCGATCCGCACGGTCCGCGCCCGCGCGTCGTCGACGCCCCGCGCTACCGCGCGATGGAGCACTACTTCGATGCCCACGGGCCCGCAGGCCGCACGATGATGTGCAACACGGCGTCGATCCAGGTGAACCTCGACATCGGAAGCGCGGCCGCGATCGAGAGTCGGTGGCAGCGCGCGCACGACCTTGGGCCCGTGCTCGCAGCCGCGTTCGCCAACTCGCCGCTCGATGCATCGGGGCGGCCGACGGGTTGGCGCTCGTCGCGGCTCGCGGTGTGGCAAGCGATCGACCCGGCGCGCACGAACGCGGCGTACGTGCCCGGCCTCGACGCGCGCTCGTCGTGGACGCGGTACACGCTCGACGCGCCGGTGATGATGATCCGCAGCGACAGCGCAACGAGCACTCCGCTCGATGTCCGCATGACCTTCGCGGAGTGGATCGCGAAGGGTCACGAGCTGGGGTGGCCCACGCTCGAAGACTTCGATTACCACCTCACCACACTGTTCCCGCCGATTCGCCCCCGCGGCTGGCTCGAGTTCCGCATGATCGACGCGCTGCCCGACGAGTGGTGGCCGGTCGCGGTCGCCGTCGCCGCCACGCTGCTCGACGATGCCCAGGCGGCCGACGCCGCAACGCGCGCGATCGCGCCCACGCGCGGCTGCTGGATCGCCGCCGCCCAGGACGGCCTCGCCGACACGGCGCTGCGTGCCGCGGCCGACGCGTGCTTCACCGCAGTGCTCGAGGCGCTCCCACGCCTCGGGACCGATGCAGAAACCGTCGCCGCCGCGGCCTCGTTCCACGATCGCTTCGTCGCACGTGGTCGATGTCCGGCCGACGACCTCCTGCGCGACTGGAACAGGCTCCAGGCCGCGACGGCGTGA
- a CDS encoding glycosyltransferase family 1 protein, translating into MRVLLDVSAVPDQLAGAGVYSKELARSLARRDDLELVLIARRNDSARWRSQVPAAEIHAVVPSARPARLAWEQVSGPRLAAKLGGDVWHGPHYTMPLRLRMPAVVTVHDLTFFDHPEWHERSKVVFFRRAITESAKRAAVIVCVSEATATRLHEVAAPKGAVVVVHHGVDTDRFRPDGDEGDDRTRLATLGIVAPYLAFVGTIEPRKNVPALVAAFARVAGDHPDLQLVLAGQPGWGSPAVDAAVAESGVADRIVRTGYVPDDAYPPLLRRASAVIYPSHEEGFGIPPLEAMACGTPVLTTEEVAAAELAGDAVATARADPASLAEGIRRVLDHAEATRLRAAGLALVGRFSWTAAAASHVAAYRTAVARESAGES; encoded by the coding sequence GTGCGCGTGCTGCTCGACGTGTCGGCAGTGCCCGACCAACTCGCCGGAGCGGGCGTGTACTCCAAAGAGCTCGCGCGATCGCTGGCGCGCCGCGACGACCTCGAGCTCGTACTGATCGCGCGACGAAACGACTCGGCGCGCTGGCGGTCACAGGTACCAGCGGCGGAGATTCACGCGGTCGTACCGTCGGCACGCCCCGCGCGCCTGGCGTGGGAACAGGTCAGTGGTCCTCGCCTCGCCGCGAAGCTCGGCGGCGACGTCTGGCACGGTCCGCATTACACGATGCCGCTTCGGCTGCGGATGCCCGCCGTCGTCACCGTGCACGACCTCACGTTCTTCGACCATCCCGAATGGCACGAGCGCTCCAAGGTGGTGTTCTTCCGCCGCGCGATCACCGAATCTGCGAAGCGCGCCGCGGTGATCGTCTGCGTGAGTGAAGCCACCGCGACGCGGCTCCACGAGGTCGCGGCACCCAAGGGGGCCGTGGTCGTGGTGCACCACGGAGTCGACACCGACCGGTTCCGACCCGACGGCGACGAAGGCGACGACCGCACGCGGCTCGCAACGCTCGGCATCGTCGCGCCCTATCTCGCCTTTGTGGGGACCATCGAGCCCCGCAAGAACGTGCCCGCGCTCGTCGCCGCGTTCGCGCGCGTCGCCGGCGATCATCCCGATCTGCAGCTCGTGCTCGCGGGTCAGCCCGGCTGGGGCAGCCCGGCGGTCGATGCCGCCGTCGCGGAGAGCGGCGTCGCCGATCGCATCGTCCGCACCGGCTACGTCCCCGACGACGCGTATCCGCCACTCCTCCGGCGCGCATCGGCGGTCATCTACCCGTCACACGAGGAGGGTTTCGGGATCCCCCCGCTCGAGGCAATGGCCTGCGGCACACCCGTCCTCACCACCGAGGAGGTTGCCGCCGCCGAGCTCGCCGGCGACGCGGTGGCAACGGCACGCGCAGACCCCGCGTCGCTCGCGGAAGGAATCAGGCGCGTGCTCGATCATGCAGAGGCGACCCGCCTCCGAGCGGCCGGCCTGGCGCTCGTGGGCCGCTTCTCGTGGACGGCCGCGGCGGCGAGCCACGTCGCCGCCTACCGAACCGCCGTCGCCAGAGAGTCGGCCGGCGAGAGCTGA